GGATGGCTTGGGTGACCCTTCTACACACAAGCAAAAGAGAAGCAGGCGCAGGAGACCACATGGTCCGTCCACTTCCTCATGAGTCCTTGGACCTCAGGAGAGACCCCTACTTATGTTGAATCTCTTGCTCCATGAATTAccagaagtaaaagatctctgaCCAGGCAACCATAGATGTTTCTTTAAACACCCCAGGCACCTCCCAATCAATCAATGTCCCTGAGGCTAGGGGATGAGGAGAAACCCCGAGAGGCCACTGTCCCTGTCTGGGGCCATGTCCATTCTCGACATCAGCCTAGGTTGGGTTTGCAGGAACCAGTAGTGGGGCAGGCCCCTGGAAGGCATGGGAAAGCCTGGGTTTCTGGAGCCTGGGACAGACACCAGAGAGTATGGAGATGGCTTAGGGGACTTCAGCGACCCTAAAAGAGGCTGAGTCCCCAGCAACCATCAGATGGTGTACTTACAGATGGGGAGCCAGTGAAATTTTGAAATGGGTGACATTCAGTTTTTCAAGATACCACTGTACCTTTAATTTATTAGCTTTCcataaaaacacataacataCACAATCTACAGTATAGAAAgtataatttacaaaaatataaaatcttggTTATTTTTTAGTATTCCCACGTTACTATATGTGTTTTTTCAATATGCATGTTTAAACAACCCACACTCAGCATGACTATCTCTGTGGGGAATGGTGTCAACGCcctccttttttgttgttctaaaataaaatatatattttaagaaaaagaaacctatATTGGTTACATGTGCATACTGTATGGATAAAAGCTCTGCAGTGGACTTTGAAAGGAAACACCCATTTACACCACGATTATCCTGTTTTCCAAAATCACTATGTGGCCCAAAGTGTTCTGAACTGAGCATTTAAACAGAGTTCTTTCCGTGTGCAGAGAGCGAGTTCCCTAAGATTTGCATAGTCTTCTTGCTCAGTTATGAGATGATGATCACATCAAGCCAATGTTGTGGACACGTTTTGTTTTCAAGCCTTCAGAACAGTGGGTATGAATGATGGGCCACTTTCAGGCCAGGGCTAATTCCCAGATTCCTTCAGGGACTCAGGCTGGCATTTAAGGGGCTAGTCACTAGCAATGAAAGACCCCCTAATGATGCACTGGCGGACATCTCTCTCTGGGCCCCAGTGATGTTGCCCATGAGCTCTGCTCTGTGTCTGCAGCTGCACCACAAGTCCTGGCTGCAGAAGGCTCCGAGAAAGCGGCTCTGCTGGGCATGGCTTCTTTCCACCCTGGAGTGGTCTCACCGGCAGGCACAGGTGTCCACGGACATGTTGGGGTACACCTTCAGAACCACATTCCGATTCTCATCCAGGAAGAGGACCCCAAGGGAGTTCATCTTATCGGGAACACAGCAGGGCTCTGGGATGCCAGGGACAATGCCCACAGCCCTGACAATGCTCTGGATGGTGGCATGGTTGGATGGACGAACGATCTGCAAGGCAGGAAAGGAGTAGGGTTACCTCAGCTCTgccctcacccacccacccacccatgccATCCTCACAGTCCCAGGCCATACTGCTCTGCTGTCGTTCCCCGGCTGAGGCCACAGAAAAGGCATCCACCTACAGGAATGGATGAGATCCCAAGGCGGGGCACACGATTCCTCTAAAATCAGACATACGCTGAGTTCCGGGCTGAGGTCTCCAAGAGCCCCTGCCCCTTCCTGCCCCTTGGCTTCCCTGAGGCATGCTGTGTCCCCAACACGGCAGGGCCACATGGGGGCGCCTGAGTGTCACACATTGCCGCGGAGCACCAGGAAGCAGGCAGAAGCTGCCCAGAGGGAAAACCCAGTGAGATGCCAGCACAGCCCTGATCTCGCAGTCTGAGGAGGACAGGCATGCTTCCCACGAGGTTGTGCTCTTGTCACTGAAGGGAAGGCCCGGCATGTGCGTGGCAGTGTGACAGGCTGGACACTGACATTTCCTAGGGGCTACTCTCCCTGCATCACCCCCTTTTTTTTGTCAGCTTAGCAATTTTATGGGGTGGGTATTACCTGGACTTTACTGGGAAGACACCGAGGCTTAAAATGACTGAGTAACTTGACCAAGACCCCCAGTTAGAAAGTGACCTGGCTTGGAAAACTGTGCCCACCTCTGACAAGATGAACCAACCGGGTCATCCACTTTAGCGCATTACCAGCCAAACAGAGATTTTTATATGTAGTGCAGTTGAGGAGGAAGCCCTCTTGTGTCGGTGTGGTGGTAGGGGAGCAGGGCAGGGACACCTGCATTTGCAGCGTTCTGGCTGGTGTCCCGGAAGGTGGGGAGGCAGCAAGCCAGGGGGATAAGCTAAGCGCATGGCCAACCAGCTGCAAGCCTTCAGGGTTCCGGCTTGCATCTGCGTGGGTCTTTGCTAGGCCCTTTTAGCAGGCCCTGTCTCTTTGTCAGGCACCTCCCTCTCTCTTGCACACGCACAGTTTTGAGGAGAAGCCATTTAATTCCCAAACACGTTCCTGCTGCCCCATGTCTGGGTCCTGACTTCCCCAGCTGGCTGATTTATTTAAGTTCAAATTGGATTTATGCACTGACTTTCTTTTCTTGGAGGGAAAGGCATGACCTGCCCTGGGCAGAGTAACTAAGCAGGAAGAAACTGTGTGCTGAGTGCCGAGGGCTGACATCACAGGCAGCCAGGCTGCTGCAGGGCAGGCTGCAGGGAGAGGGATGGACTCAGccacagcccaggctggagcgaaGGTGAGAACTGGAAAGCCTTAGGCTGGTGCAACAGACAGAATAGCCCAGTGCTGTGTGTCCTGCAGACCCTGTGCACAGTGAAGGCCTATTCCCTGTGGATTCCTGCCCTGAGCTGTAAGGAGGAGGGAGTCTACAGTGGGAGAGCTGCTGAGGCTAGCACTGTGCTGGTCATAGATCGCCACACTCTGGGGTCCAGGCTGGGAACAGAAATGAGAGCCTTGGTCAAGAAGGAGCTTCTGGGACCTGCCCTGTGTACAGGAAGCAGCATCTACTCAACCTCTGCAGATAGTTGCTATGTGGGGATGCGTTTCTAAAAACATGGATTCTCCTGCTTTTCAAAAGAATGTTCTCATTTTAAAGTCCCAATTCAACCAAGCCAATACTTCAAAAAACACACCCAAACTCACACATATGTGGGCGGCAACTACCCTACGGGCTGCCACTTGGTGACCTATGTCTACCTATTCCCTGCCTGGAATAGATAGGAGGTActgttattctcattttgcagatggggaaacagaaGTCCTGCAGGCTGAGGGGCTTGACGGTAGCGGCAGAGCTGAGCCTTAGAATCTGACAAAAGGCGGAAGAAACCCTACCTTAGGCATGGGGAACTCACATGCTCCCGCGCAGTAGTAGGCATCAAAAGATTTCGGTGAGATTATCCACTCATTCCAGCCGATGTCTGTGAAGTCCACCTTCAGGTACCTCCGGGAGCACACCCTCGGCTCATCCCACTGCTTCCTCCGGGCTTTCTGCATCGTCTTCTCGTCGAAGTCCAGCACCTGCGAGGAGGCCATGAACACCTCCTGGCCCTTCTTCCTGCGGTCTTTGCGCCCTGGCCGGGGTTTCAGCGCCCGGAAGGGGCTGGGCCACAGCTGGTGCTTGTGGAAGTGCTGCGCGGGGGCACGCGGCGGCCTCTCATCCAGCCCCGGCAGCTCGTTGTCCTGGAGGGGCCCAGTGGCCTGCGCGGCTCGGCGCACGCGGGGGTCCGCTGAGCTGTTGGGGGCTGCGCGGGGCTCGGGGTCTCCGGCAGGGAAGGGGTCGTATCTCTGCAGCGTCACCGCCACGCTGTTGGGCTCCGAGATGGCCAGATCGTTGGCGTAGACTAGGATGTAGGGCGCATAGGGGCTGGGCCGGGGCACCCCCGGGTCCCTCTCCTCAGAATCCAGCTGGGCGGAGAGGAGCAGCTCACCATCCCGGCGGGCCGCCTTGACGATGGGGGAGATGTCCTTGGCCTGCCACAGGCCGCGCGGCGGGGGCGCCAGGGCCATGGCCCCGCGGAGTAGCCCCTGTGTGGCCTTATTCTGCGAGAGGCTGCGGAAGAGCAGGTGCTGGCGTGCGGGCGGGCCCAGGGGCAGCGGGCGGCCTGAAGCGTTCTTGGCCCGCGGCTTGCATAGCACCTCGAGCGCTCGAGGCCACCGAGGCGGCTCTGAGTAGAAGTGGAAAGTGGCCGTAAGGATCATTTCCGAGTCTTGCATGGAAGTCAGGTTGAAGAAATACACGGCCTTCTGGTCGACCACTTCTGTGAGGGAAGGAGAGACCACAGGCTGTGAAGTTCTCGCTCGTGCTCCTGAGGGTCTCCCACCCAGGGCTGGAGGAGCAAACGCCCACCGATCCACACTTTCAGGACCGTCCTCCTCCCCCGCTTTGCTTCCCTCCTTTCGTGTAATCCTCACGTTAAACTGATGAGAGCGCCCTTTGCAATCCTCAGTGCACAGGTGAGGAATTAATGTTGAGATTGTCAATATCCTgtagcaaacaacaacaacaacaacaaaaagcaacagCAAAGAAATAGGGGCAGACAGGGAGGCGCTCAGGCCTGCTGGACTCCAAAACTCCTGTTTGCTCCCCCTGCCCTCTACTGCCTCTGAATGCACAAATGAACAAATGTCACTGACACCTTCATTAAGTGCTCAGGATGACTTGGGTTGGGTCCAAGCCCTGCATCAAGGCAGCCCCTCCTGTATTTGCACAGCCCTCTGTTTATGCAATCAGTTTTTAAATGCAATCATTAAATACACTTCACATTAAACTCAAACATTCTTCCAaaagagatgaaataaataaaCGCTTATGCTTTTTGAGCACCTCCTAAGGGAAACTGGGATCAAAAGTACAGCCATTTAGGCATATGCTCTTTGTTCTGCCTGAGGACTTTTAAGATTGTTTTAACAAGAAAAGAGCAGTATCAGGATTACACAAGGCAACTTGACTAAATCTCCAAAGTCCAGGTAAAGACCGGGACATCTCAATCATTACATCTGCAACTTGGTTCAAGAATGCTCCAGCTCCGGCTTCCCTGGGGCTGCCGGCCACTCCTTCCTATTTGTCTGGTGGAAGCAGGCGTTCCCCAGGGCACCAGGGCAGCATAGCCATGTCAGCAGTCCCAGGAAGCTGCCCCAACCTTGGCAGCAGCATGAGTATTGTGTCAGGTTTGAATCGCCTAAACATTATTATATATCAGTGAGCGTTCGTTCTCAAATGGCCAAGTCCGCTCTAGGCTTCTGAGGAGTGGGGAGTCTTTTCTGGTGCCTCCCTAGGATGCTGCACACTAACAGGACAGCAGAGAGGCCAGGCCGGCTTTCTCCTTCCCACTACTTCATTTCCTGACAACCAAGTGTCCTTCTGCTGGGGAATGTCTGGAGAGGAGCAGAGCTCCCAAGCCCAGAAAGTGTGTGTGGGGGACGCTGGGCTCTCTAGGGGCATGGGTCGGGGCCACACCTCTCTGACCCCTGTACCTACAGGAtctgcagggatttttttttttttaacagaaatattccactttctcttctttgtttctGTTGGGAAGAAGGCATAATTCAACTGGGATTGTTCACATACTCTTAAGGGACTATGAGCGGGAAGAAACAGAGAAGCATGTCTATGGAGGGCCTGATAAATAAATGCCAGTAAAGGCTTAGGTGACATTGAAGCcattaccttatttaatcctcacaacaaacctGCCAGGGCAGTGTCACAGCCCCTCAACATGCTCCACACATAAGCAGCAGCCCAGGGTCTCGATGCACATTTGAACCTGACTTCCCCGAGCATGTGGCCTTGACTGCACAACAATGACTTCCACATTTTAATCACACTCCAGGCGACTCTGGCCATCAGGGAAGTTTGGGAAGTCAGTGGCAGCTGATAGCTCAATCTGGTGGTAGTGGCGGTGTATCTGCAGCATCTGGGGTTGACCTATGGATGGGGTGAAAGTTCACCAATAATGTTGCACCCCCCATCCCCAAGCTAGAAAATGCCCTAGGAACCAAGCTCCCAGGACTCAGTGGGGCCATGCCCTGAACCTTGCTTTCCCCATCTGCCTCACAGGGACAACAACCTGTATCTCACACAGAGGATTGTCTGGAAGATCACAGAAACAGCCCAGTGAAGTGCCAGGCACAAAGGAGGTGCCCCCAAATGTGCTTTCTGCCACTTGAATCTAAAGGACCAAGGCTGGCAGAGCAAGCTCCCCTCCATCAACTGGGGTACCTTGCATTCACTGATCCAAATATCTGAGCTGCAACCCAGCCAACACAGcacattgtttttctttgatCTAGTTCAAGTCTTAACTCCTCCATTGTTCTGCTAACAAACAGATTCAGAGTGGGGAGGAACATTTGAGGTTGTGCAAAAGGGTGTAAGTCCTACCTTCATGTGGCTTGAATGCCTCCGGCCAGAGGGAGCTCAGCTCTCACTGGGCAGCCTGCTCCGGGAAGACCCTCCCTGCTGGGGACTGCTGGGGACAAGATGGGTCACCCCCAGCCCTAGTGCATGAGGGACCACAGGCTGGTCCTCTCTCTGGATGTGCCTGCATGTACGCAGTGCAGGGGGCTCCAGGCTGTGGCTCAGAGAAGGGACCTCAACCTGAAATCTCTCAGTTTAGCCAAGCCCAGGCCATAACAGAGCACTGAAGAGAAAGTCATTATTTCCTCTGATGCGTGCTGGTGCTCTGTGATTcatgtcttttctctcttctttcttctctgccttcctcccttctctctttccttcccctctTTACCCTTTTCTATCcaccctcttttcctttctttcttcctcttcttctctttgttttcctgATAAAGATTTGCAAAACTCCTACTCCAGGCTAAGTTGGGCTGACCAGGGTCATAACAAAGTTGCCCAGGAGGAGTTCAGCCTAGAGGGGAGACAGACTGGTAATGGCAATGACGCCCATCTTCAGTGTCTCCTCATGTCACAGTTTTAAAGAGCACTGTCCAAGCGAGGCCCCTGGTGTGCTGGGTGCATTCCGTCACAGGTCACCCCCAAGCTCGGAGCCCTCCATTGCCCCAAATAAAACTCAACCCCTTACCAAGGCCTTACTTGATCTGGCCTGCCTACCTCTGCAACTTTATCTCCTATCCCCAGCCCAACCCCACCCCTCTGCCCCCGTCACACTGGCCTTCTTGTCCTTCCAACACGTGGCTTTATTCTCAGGACTGTGCCTCACGCTTCCTTCCACCTTCTTGGTTCCCCATCCAGTACCACTCAACCTCTTCAGGTATCTGCTCAAATACAGCCTCCCACAGTGGGTCCCCTGGGCTCCCGTGGCTGGACAACAGCCCCATCACTCTGTCTGCTCCTGCTTCATTGGCCTTCAGAGCACTTCCTGACATCCTGCTGTATACTGATTTATTGCTCTTATCTTCCTAAAACATAAACTCTAACGGGACAGGGACACTGCCAGTTTTATTCACTACTGCACTGCTAGACCTCACCATAAGGCTTAGGTGACAGTTGGAGCTCAGAGATGCATGTTGAATGAGATTGTCTGTGCAAATCCTGCCCAAGTGGGGACAAGAGAAAAGTGTGGTCTGTTACTTCAGTTAACACTGGGGGTTCTTGGCATGCTGCCCTGGAGTGCAGTAACCACAGCCTTAAGAAGTCAAGAAATCCTCATTCTTTACAAAGATGCAGCTGATGATGCAAATCCAAATGGAGACAGCGGCCAGCCGGGTGTTTAGCCAGACTTCCCCttgagcctcagtgttctcatctttAAATTGGAAGAAAATTGCTTATTAATTATGACATTCTGAGCTCCAAGTGTATGTGCTTGGTCCTATGCTGAGTGTTCTGCATGCTTGATTCATCATTTTCACCATGAGGAGAGTAGGGAGCGGTCATTCATTCTGTGGACAAAGAGCTGAAGATTCAGAGAGGGTGTGCaatttgcctaaagtcacacagctggcaaggGGTGGAGTCGGGGCTTGTACCCAGCTCTGTCTGACCCCAAGCCCATGTCTGTTGCTCCTCCATGTGTTCTGGATATGTTCATGATCTGCCTAAGAGCTAATGGACAAAGATCATGTGCTGTGAACTGTAGCATGTTTTGCAAACAGAGGTCATTATTTTGATACTTTTGAGTTCTGACTCCCTAAGAAGAGAAAGACCGACTTTATTTGGACAAGCTGATCTCAGTGGCTCTTGGGAATTCTCAGAACTGTGACCAGGTCCACTTTGCTGGGCACTCAGCCTCCTTCCTGAGGGCAGTGGGGATGGTACTGGGGGAAGGGACTTCCTCACCCAAAGGTCTGTCCAGCCCCCCTGCTGGTCAACTCTCAGGCCAAGAGCAGCCCCTTAGATGCTCTGCCCTATATAAAAAGATTCCAAGACAGTTTGGAGATCTGTCCCTTCACCCATTGGCCCTCAAACAGCCACCAGGGCAATCAGTGAGAACGCTGGGCTTAGATGCATGCACCAACAGAAGCTGGAGGAAGGGGCGGTAGGCCAGACGGTGCTGCAGAGAAGAGCAGGGAACTAACACGGATTTAGTAATTAGTGCCCGTTTCCATGCAGGCTCTAGGGTTGAGGTTCAACTCCTGCTTGCATCCCTTACTAGCTGTGGGGCCTCAGGCAAGTCATGGAAccactttgtgcctcagtttcctcacccataAACTGGATAGAGTATTTGCACCTCCAAAAGTTATTGTGAGATCACCGTGCCTGGCACCCAGCAGGGGCTCAGAACAGTTATGGCCTCAGGAACTACTGCCACCCTCAGGGCACCACACCCTTGCTCCCTGACCTCCTGCCCAGTGGGAGGCCTCACTTCTCCTCCAGCCCCTCCAACAAGAGCCTGAGAACTCTTTTGCCTCTTCCACTCCTGCTTTTAACCAGTCTCCAGGCCCTGTTTGCTCTGCTTCCTGTTTCTACACAACCATTCTGAACACAGCATCTTTCCACCCTGCGTTCAGGGCTCCAGACTCAACCACAACAGTGGTCCCAGAACTTTGTTGCCTCTTACAATGCACTCATGCTTCAAAAGCAAATTGTCTATTAGAAGTGAAAGGTTAAGATCCTTACTATGTAAAGAACCTTTGCATATCAGTAGGAGAAAGGAAGGACTCCCATAAAAAGAGGCAGTTTCCACAGGAAAAATTGCAAATGGCCAGCAGGCATGGGGAAAAGTTCAAGATTACCAGTaatgaaaaaaagtaatttcaaatGGAAATACCTGCAAGTTTTACCTGCATGCTGAAAATATAATCCATAAAAGATGTATCCACATATATCTCACATATATATCACTCAAATATatccatatatccatatatatcttacatataaGGGTAAAACAATGGAGATATAGATAGTGgagacatagatagatagatagatatggcTGGAATGATTCTACCAAAATATACTAACAATTCTGGTTATATCTGGCTATGTGATTAGGGATGACTTATGTTCTTTACTGTGATCTTCTATAATTTCCAGGTTTTCCCCAATAAGCATGCATTTAtttataatctctctctctcctttatcCCTTTTTCCCTGcagtctctcctcttcctccctctctctccctctctcctttctctctctcccctctcttcttctctctctccctccttccttccttctgtcccttATGCATGCAGATTGTATATTGCCCCATTGCCTATGGGGGAACAAATTCATAATACTCATGGCTCTCCATGGTCTGCTTGCAACCTATTTGTCTGTCTCCATCTCCTGCCTTTCTCTCCTTGCGTTATCATTAAAACCAAACTCCTGGCAGTCTCTGAACACAGTGGACAGCTTCACTTCTGCACCTGGCTAAGCCCCACCTGCCCTTCAAAGTGGCTGGGGCCTGGCCTGCTCTGGGAAGGCTTTCCTGGCCCCACCTAGAGGTCCTGCCCCTGCCAGGTCAGTGTGCCCTTGGGCTCCCGCAGCACCTCTACCCTCCTTCTTATATGGCACCCCCCTATTCTGCTGCCCTATTCTGCTGCTTACTTTGATTTGCCCTGCTAGTTTATGAGCTTTTCTGGGCATCTTTGTGTTCCCTGAGCTTACAGCATCTGCCACCAAACCAAGTGCTCAGGAAATACTTGGGGAACTGAAATCAACTTGAATTTTGGCATTTTTGACAGATGAGTATGTAGTATTATTCTCAagttagagatgaagaaaaccAACTCAGTATCATGTTGGTAGATGACAAGCTTACATTTAAACACAGGTCATTCAGTGGGAATTAGGGGTGGTCTAACCTTAACCCTTAGGGTCAGGCTCATAGGCTTTCTCCTCTGATGCAGATTTAATAAGGAACAAAATGCACTTCAGCGAGcaatgagggagggaaggaaggggtggCTGGTATATCAACAGCAAGATCTAATACACCATTGACACTTACATGTGTCAGGAATGGTGTAAGCACTTGACATATCTcagtttccattaaaaaaaaaaatcctataaggAGGGGAGCATTATCAGCTCCATTTtagaagtgaaaagaaaactgagtCATGGACAAGTTCAGTCCCTTGCCCAGATTGCAGAATTGGGATTTGGACCCCAAGAGGCCAGCTTACAGCCAGCACTTGGCAGCTGAGCTGCACTGCCCGGTGGCGGGGGAGGTACAGTTACGTACCGCAGGCTGTGGGGATGGAGGCATTTGTTGTTCAGGAAGAGGTGCTGCCCCACTGAGGCAGCAGAAACCCACCACTGGGGAGCAGGCTGAGACTGGCATGTTCTCGGACCAGAGCTGAAGCCTCCCACATGGGTGGCATCATCCATGAGAGAAGGGTCCCTGCCCAAACTCATACCTCCTCAGACAGGTCACTGGAtcaggaagcaggcacatctgaGGGCAGGCAAGAGGCTTGGCATGAAACACTTAGATGAA
The Pongo abelii isolate AG06213 chromosome 8, NHGRI_mPonAbe1-v2.0_pri, whole genome shotgun sequence genome window above contains:
- the GDF10 gene encoding growth/differentiation factor 10, which codes for MARVPARTSPGPGPQLLLLLPLFLLLLRDVAGSHRAPAWSALPAAADGLQGDRDPQRPPGDAAATLGPSAQDMVAVHMHRLYEKYSRQGARPGGGNTVRSFRARLEVVDQKAVYFFNLTSMQDSEMILTATFHFYSEPPRWPRALEVLCKPRAKNASGRPLPLGPPARQHLLFRSLSQNKATQGLLRGAMALAPPPRGLWQAKDISPIVKAARRDGELLLSAQLDSEERDPGVPRPSPYAPYILVYANDLAISEPNSVAVTLQRYDPFPAGDPEPRAAPNSSADPRVRRAAQATGPLQDNELPGLDERPPRAPAQHFHKHQLWPSPFRALKPRPGRKDRRKKGQEVFMASSQVLDFDEKTMQKARRKQWDEPRVCSRRYLKVDFTDIGWNEWIISPKSFDAYYCAGACEFPMPKIVRPSNHATIQSIVRAVGIVPGIPEPCCVPDKMNSLGVLFLDENRNVVLKVYPNMSVDTCACR